From a single Nostoc edaphicum CCNP1411 genomic region:
- a CDS encoding metallophosphoesterase family protein: MSEISPRRIVIGDVHGHYEGLMTLLEAIAPTSEDQVYFLGDLIDRGPHSAQVVNFVKRNNYSCLLGNHEQMLLNILTNEKTSASTMQAWLYGGGQATVASYQEAPIPDDHLDWLKTLPTYIDLGDIWLTHAGVDPSKSVTEQTADELCWIREEFHSIEKPYFPDKQIIIGHTITFTLPGVSPGKLAQGKGWLDIDTGAYHPRSGWLTGLDVTNDLVYQVNIFKNYIRVLPLEEVVINVDPAKIKVDRRNKN, translated from the coding sequence ATGAGCGAAATTAGCCCCAGACGAATTGTAATTGGGGATGTGCATGGACACTATGAAGGTTTAATGACATTGTTGGAGGCGATCGCCCCCACATCAGAAGATCAAGTCTATTTTCTGGGAGACTTAATTGATCGCGGTCCCCATAGCGCACAAGTAGTTAATTTTGTCAAGCGAAATAACTACTCATGTTTATTGGGAAATCACGAGCAGATGTTATTAAACATTCTGACCAATGAAAAGACTTCCGCCTCGACGATGCAAGCATGGCTGTATGGTGGAGGACAAGCTACCGTGGCCAGTTACCAAGAGGCTCCAATTCCTGATGACCATCTGGATTGGTTAAAAACTTTGCCTACATACATTGACTTGGGGGATATTTGGTTAACTCATGCTGGTGTTGACCCTTCCAAGTCAGTGACAGAGCAAACAGCCGATGAACTGTGCTGGATACGAGAGGAATTTCACAGCATTGAAAAACCCTACTTTCCAGATAAGCAAATTATTATCGGTCACACCATTACCTTTACTCTGCCGGGTGTTTCTCCTGGTAAACTGGCACAAGGAAAGGGATGGCTAGACATAGATACTGGCGCTTATCATCCCCGGAGTGGCTGGTTGACTGGACTGGATGTCACAAATGACTTGGTTTATCAAGTTAACATATTTAAAAACTATATCCGTGTCCTGCCCTTAGAAGAAGTTGTAATTAACGTTGATCCAGCCAAGATTAAAGTTGATCGTCGCAATAAGAATTGA
- a CDS encoding response regulator transcription factor has protein sequence MSKIRIALIEDHDLTRVGIRTALQQKDEIEVVGEAANAVEGLKMLKMVRPDIAIVDIGLPDKDGIELTREVKSTTNGQQLLTKVLILTLRDNKEAVLAAFAAGADSYCMKDIKFDNLLEAVRVTYNGNAWIDPAIARIVLQQAQQNPQKLESAFVDTKTIAPNPDSFENSEGIQPYTLTERELEVLQLIVEGCSNAVIAERLYITVGTVKTHVRNILNKLCADDRTQAAVRALRSGLVG, from the coding sequence ATGAGTAAAATTCGCATTGCTCTAATTGAAGATCATGACCTAACTCGTGTAGGTATTCGCACAGCATTACAGCAAAAGGATGAAATTGAAGTTGTAGGTGAAGCTGCCAATGCTGTTGAGGGGCTAAAAATGTTAAAAATGGTACGGCCAGATATTGCCATTGTAGATATTGGTTTACCAGATAAGGATGGCATTGAATTAACACGGGAGGTAAAATCTACTACTAATGGACAGCAGCTACTAACAAAAGTGTTAATTTTGACGTTGCGGGATAACAAAGAAGCTGTGTTGGCAGCTTTTGCCGCTGGCGCAGACTCTTACTGTATGAAAGATATCAAATTTGATAATTTGCTGGAAGCAGTGCGAGTAACTTACAATGGCAACGCTTGGATCGATCCCGCGATCGCTCGGATTGTATTACAACAAGCGCAACAAAATCCCCAAAAGTTGGAATCGGCTTTTGTCGATACTAAGACTATTGCTCCTAACCCTGATTCTTTTGAGAATTCGGAGGGAATTCAGCCTTACACCCTGACAGAAAGGGAATTAGAAGTGTTACAGTTGATTGTCGAAGGTTGTAGTAATGCAGTAATTGCAGAAAGACTTTATATCACTGTTGGGACTGTTAAAACTCACGTTCGCAATAT
- a CDS encoding WecB/TagA/CpsF family glycosyltransferase, producing MSNGNQAFSVLGIPVHVMANYPGWLLECLHAGKGTHVVTLNAEMTMQAERNQLLAQVIKNAELVIPDGAGVVLYLRWLLWQKVQRFPGIELAEKLLQELGQQQTRAKIFFYGAAPGVATNAADFWQQQIPDLNIVGTHSGYHSPEEEAQLRETLTQLQPQVIFVGLGVPRQELWIAENRHLCPQAIWIGVGGSFDIWSGTKTRAPAWLGNNNLEWLYRLYQEPWRWRRMLALPEFAVKAFIYRLTAKGAIS from the coding sequence ATGTCTAACGGCAATCAAGCATTTTCAGTGTTGGGAATACCAGTTCATGTGATGGCTAACTATCCAGGCTGGTTGTTAGAATGCCTGCATGCAGGCAAGGGAACTCATGTAGTAACGCTCAATGCAGAAATGACTATGCAGGCAGAGCGAAATCAATTATTAGCTCAGGTCATTAAAAATGCTGAACTCGTTATTCCAGATGGAGCGGGGGTTGTTTTGTATTTGCGGTGGCTGCTATGGCAAAAAGTGCAGCGTTTTCCGGGGATTGAGTTAGCAGAAAAGCTTTTGCAAGAACTTGGGCAACAACAGACAAGAGCAAAGATATTTTTCTATGGAGCAGCGCCTGGAGTAGCTACAAATGCGGCAGATTTTTGGCAGCAGCAAATTCCAGACCTCAATATAGTAGGCACTCACTCAGGCTACCATTCTCCAGAAGAAGAAGCACAATTGCGAGAAACTCTTACTCAATTGCAGCCACAAGTGATTTTTGTCGGTTTAGGAGTGCCACGTCAAGAGTTATGGATTGCCGAAAACCGCCATTTGTGTCCTCAAGCAATTTGGATTGGCGTCGGTGGCAGTTTTGATATTTGGTCGGGAACTAAAACTCGTGCTCCCGCCTGGTTAGGAAATAATAATTTGGAATGGTTGTATCGGCTTTATCAAGAACCTTGGCGTTGGCGGCGGATGTTGGCTTTGCCAGAGTTTGCCGTGAAAGCGTTTATTTATCGTTTGACAGCAAAGGGTGCAATTAGTTAA
- a CDS encoding armadillo-type fold-containing protein, giving the protein MAQASSSWQQLINQIPNWNWSLPKLKTKGAIKQQTFKRFSGPGGFLGFVTVVVAMLLWNWKLLLALLVGVGVMVLVYSMQEWDWQLRWSKIRNFLNSSNRRLALAVISGGIATVSTYMAAAIWVDSHSPWIAAGAIAQGVGTLLTLILLVWQIVNFYENREEDHLDQLLVNLTEKDPLKRLIALRQLTKVITRQRVDSSVQQDVVQCLQLLLSREEEAVVREAAFKSLQACDRLQVLPPKTASTFTPVSTKVKHHVY; this is encoded by the coding sequence GTGGCACAGGCTTCGTCTTCTTGGCAGCAATTGATCAACCAGATCCCTAACTGGAACTGGTCGCTTCCAAAACTCAAGACAAAGGGAGCCATAAAGCAGCAAACATTTAAGCGCTTCTCTGGGCCTGGAGGATTTCTTGGGTTCGTGACAGTTGTTGTTGCTATGTTATTGTGGAACTGGAAACTGCTATTGGCTCTCTTAGTCGGCGTTGGAGTAATGGTATTGGTTTACTCAATGCAGGAGTGGGACTGGCAATTGCGCTGGTCAAAAATACGCAATTTCTTAAATAGTTCAAATCGTCGGTTAGCCCTAGCAGTCATTAGTGGTGGTATTGCTACTGTCAGCACTTACATGGCGGCGGCAATTTGGGTTGACTCTCACAGTCCGTGGATTGCCGCTGGTGCGATCGCGCAAGGCGTGGGTACTCTGTTAACTTTAATTTTATTGGTTTGGCAAATTGTCAACTTTTATGAAAATCGAGAAGAAGACCATCTCGATCAGTTGTTGGTCAATTTAACAGAAAAAGATCCATTGAAACGGTTGATTGCCCTACGTCAACTAACTAAAGTTATCACCCGTCAGCGAGTTGATTCTTCAGTCCAGCAAGATGTTGTTCAATGCTTGCAACTCCTACTCAGTCGAGAAGAAGAAGCTGTAGTTCGAGAGGCAGCTTTTAAGAGTTTACAAGCCTGCGATCGCTTACAAGTCCTACCGCCCAAAACAGCATCAACTTTCACACCCGTCTCAACAAAAGTAAAACACCACGTTTATTAG
- a CDS encoding DUF4330 domain-containing protein gives MAILDSKGRLFGKINLLDLGAALVTLLVIFVILSTFLSSLGLAQIGEKIVPIEVDLVVRGLNVRDPEQLFNNGLKTGGKTNVIIRNQPYGQIEIKSVQQLPRTVNVFQPDGTVKELPDPKTNNFSTDMLLTLEGKAKQTESGLVLGSSKVKIGMPFELEGFNYNFNATVIDIRFDK, from the coding sequence ATGGCTATTTTAGATTCAAAAGGTCGTTTGTTCGGCAAAATCAACCTCCTAGATTTAGGTGCTGCGCTGGTAACTCTGCTAGTTATATTTGTCATATTGTCTACCTTCTTGTCTAGCTTGGGTCTTGCCCAAATCGGTGAGAAAATAGTACCGATAGAAGTAGACTTAGTAGTTCGTGGTTTGAATGTACGCGATCCTGAGCAATTATTTAATAACGGCTTAAAAACAGGCGGAAAAACTAATGTGATTATCCGCAATCAACCTTATGGGCAAATTGAGATTAAATCTGTTCAGCAGCTACCTAGAACAGTCAATGTTTTCCAACCTGATGGCACTGTTAAAGAATTGCCAGATCCAAAGACCAATAATTTTAGCACAGATATGCTTTTGACCTTAGAAGGCAAAGCCAAGCAGACCGAAAGCGGACTAGTTCTAGGTAGCAGTAAAGTTAAAATTGGTATGCCATTTGAGTTAGAAGGCTTTAACTACAACTTTAATGCAACTGTTATTGATATCAGATTTGACAAATAG
- the ftsE gene encoding cell division ATP-binding protein FtsE, which translates to MPVLTTQVKTDKSVHKEDCESQQHDRNTIAKVQLQSVTKTYTNGTHALLNANLEVRKGEFLFITGPSGSGKSTLLKLLYGQELATQGEVIVDECNVADLRGDRLSLLRRRIGIVFQDYKLITQRTVAENVTFVLQAQGYTRKEIQRRLEPTLKLVGLLSKADCFPDQLSGGEQQRVSIARAIVGTPPLLLADEPTGNLDPDNSWQVIQILQKLNSFGATVIVTTHDEQLVRRCNHPVVQVRNGRLSRK; encoded by the coding sequence ATGCCAGTATTAACCACTCAAGTTAAAACAGACAAATCCGTTCATAAAGAGGACTGTGAAAGCCAACAGCACGATCGCAATACGATTGCAAAGGTGCAATTGCAATCTGTAACCAAGACCTATACTAACGGCACTCACGCCTTGTTAAATGCGAACCTTGAGGTAAGAAAGGGAGAATTTCTGTTTATCACGGGGCCAAGTGGTTCTGGTAAATCAACGCTCTTGAAACTGCTGTATGGGCAAGAGTTAGCTACACAGGGAGAAGTAATTGTTGATGAATGTAATGTAGCGGATTTACGGGGCGATCGCTTGTCATTATTGCGGCGACGGATTGGCATTGTGTTTCAAGACTACAAACTGATTACCCAAAGAACCGTAGCGGAAAATGTGACTTTTGTGCTGCAAGCTCAAGGGTATACCCGTAAAGAAATTCAACGACGTTTAGAACCAACTTTAAAGCTGGTAGGCTTGCTGAGTAAAGCTGACTGCTTTCCAGACCAACTGTCAGGGGGAGAGCAACAGCGGGTGAGTATTGCCCGTGCGATCGTTGGTACACCACCCTTATTGTTGGCAGATGAGCCTACTGGAAATCTCGATCCAGATAATTCCTGGCAAGTGATCCAGATTCTCCAGAAGTTAAATTCTTTTGGGGCTACAGTAATTGTTACCACCCACGACGAACAATTAGTGCGGCGATGCAATCATCCGGTAGTCCAAGTTCGCAATGGACGACTATCTCGAAAATAA
- a CDS encoding alpha/beta fold hydrolase, with amino-acid sequence MFQPIGFEQRSINTSLGRMVYYTAAGEPWLDDVTAKDDRETLVFLHGFGGGSSAYEWSKVYPAFAAEYRVIAPDLIGWGRSEHPARSYKIEDYLITIREFFEQTCTGPVTAIASSLTGAFTIRVAADHPDLFKSLILTTPAGLSDFGEDYSRSFFAQLVSVPVVDRLLYSAGIATSGGIRGFLEQRQFAKSNRVYEEIVDAYLQSAQQPNAEYAALSFVRGDLCFDLSLYIQQLITPTAIIWGQKSEFTGPSIGRRLAEINPQAIRFFQQLEDVGLTPQLELPAVTIGLIRKYLPLLN; translated from the coding sequence ATGTTTCAACCAATAGGATTTGAACAACGCTCCATAAATACCTCACTAGGTAGAATGGTATATTATACTGCTGCTGGAGAACCTTGGCTGGATGATGTGACTGCCAAAGATGATCGGGAAACTTTAGTGTTTCTACATGGTTTTGGTGGTGGATCTTCTGCTTATGAGTGGTCGAAAGTTTATCCAGCTTTTGCGGCTGAATATCGCGTGATTGCGCCAGATTTGATTGGTTGGGGTAGGTCTGAGCATCCAGCACGGAGTTATAAGATTGAGGATTATTTGATCACGATTCGGGAGTTTTTTGAGCAAACTTGTACTGGGCCAGTAACAGCGATCGCTTCTTCTTTGACCGGAGCATTTACAATTCGGGTAGCAGCAGACCATCCTGATTTATTCAAGTCTTTAATTCTTACCACCCCCGCCGGACTTTCCGATTTTGGCGAAGACTACTCCCGTAGTTTTTTTGCTCAGTTAGTTAGCGTTCCTGTTGTTGATCGCTTACTTTACAGCGCTGGAATTGCTACCAGTGGCGGTATTCGCGGCTTTTTGGAACAACGGCAATTTGCTAAATCTAATCGAGTGTACGAAGAAATTGTAGATGCTTATCTACAATCTGCCCAACAACCTAATGCTGAGTATGCGGCATTGTCATTTGTACGTGGCGATTTATGCTTTGATTTATCCCTTTACATTCAACAGTTAATTACCCCCACCGCCATTATTTGGGGACAAAAGTCAGAATTTACAGGGCCCTCAATTGGTCGCCGCCTTGCCGAAATTAATCCCCAAGCGATCCGATTTTTTCAACAATTAGAAGATGTGGGGTTAACACCGCAGTTGGAATTACCAGCAGTGACAATTGGATTAATTCGCAAATATTTGCCTTTGCTTAATTAG
- a CDS encoding M48 family metallopeptidase, whose product MFNWKGFVTNYRMWRRRWFYPLISVVVALSLCLSTPLPGRTLDFLPLILQGVQVLQLSNISDRQETDIGKQINQQILGSQVRLYRNSNVNAYVEQIGRRLAANSDRPNLPYTFQVVEDDAINAFATLGGYVYVHTGLLKAADNEAELASVIAHEIGHIGGKHLVKQMRQKAIASGLATASGLDRNAAVGIGVELALNRPRSRSDEFDADQRGLRTLTRAGYAQSGMVSFMQKLLKKGGSVPTFLSTHPGTSDRINGLKRAINSQPSNGKYGLDNASYKANIRPLA is encoded by the coding sequence ATGTTCAATTGGAAAGGTTTTGTTACAAATTACCGTATGTGGCGGCGCCGCTGGTTTTATCCCCTAATTTCGGTGGTAGTCGCCCTGAGTCTCTGCCTGAGTACACCCTTACCGGGAAGAACTTTAGACTTCTTGCCTCTGATATTGCAGGGAGTCCAGGTACTTCAGCTTTCTAATATATCCGATCGCCAGGAAACTGATATTGGTAAGCAGATTAATCAGCAAATACTGGGAAGTCAAGTCCGACTTTACCGAAATTCTAATGTTAATGCCTATGTCGAACAAATTGGTCGGCGTTTAGCAGCTAATAGCGATCGCCCCAATCTTCCCTATACCTTCCAAGTGGTTGAAGATGATGCTATTAATGCCTTTGCTACTCTAGGAGGTTATGTATATGTCCACACGGGTTTGCTGAAAGCTGCCGATAATGAAGCGGAACTTGCAAGTGTCATCGCCCATGAAATTGGTCATATTGGCGGTAAACACCTAGTTAAACAGATGCGGCAAAAAGCGATCGCAAGTGGTTTAGCAACAGCAAGTGGTTTAGATCGCAATGCAGCTGTGGGTATTGGTGTAGAACTTGCTTTGAATCGTCCCCGCAGTCGTAGTGATGAATTTGATGCTGACCAAAGAGGGTTAAGAACTTTGACACGCGCTGGTTATGCCCAGTCTGGGATGGTTTCTTTTATGCAAAAGCTGCTGAAAAAGGGTGGTTCTGTGCCAACATTTTTGAGTACACACCCCGGAACGAGCGATCGCATTAATGGCCTTAAACGTGCTATTAACTCCCAACCTAGTAATGGAAAATATGGCTTGGATAACGCTAGTTATAAAGCTAATATTCGACCATTAGCGTAG